One window from the genome of Sesamum indicum cultivar Zhongzhi No. 13 linkage group LG15, S_indicum_v1.0, whole genome shotgun sequence encodes:
- the LOC110013150 gene encoding uncharacterized protein LOC110013150, which yields MNGLEKFIYELINMLVQNEATTHKSVLAVLIREATTSKAKGKRTERWKRKKGKEKGIATTSALSAPVAPVGKGKGKGNNGGLQRLRANDVCIHCCENGHWKRECPQLLSNPGIIVGGALDIVP from the exons atgaatggACTTGAGAAGTTTATTTATGAGTTAATCAATATGCTGGTCCAAAACGAGGCAACGACCCACAAGTCCGTGCTTGCAGTGTTGATACGAGAGGCTACGACCTCCAAGGCGAAAGGCAAGAGGACCGAAcgctggaagaggaagaagggaaaagaaaagggcaTCGCCACTACTAGTGCTCTAAGCGCCCCTGTTGCTCCCGTGGGAAAGggcaaagggaaagggaatAATGGCGGTTTACAACGATTGAgggcaaatgatgtttgcattcacTGCTGTGAAAATgggcattggaagagggagtgtccacaactcctctccaacccaG GAATCATCGTCGGAGGTGCACTTGACATTGTTCCGTGA